In Aspergillus oryzae RIB40 DNA, chromosome 6, one genomic interval encodes:
- a CDS encoding S8 family peptidase (subtilisin-related protease/Vacuolar protease B), giving the protein MRGILGLSLLPLLAAASPVAVDSIHNGAAPILSASNAKEVPDSYIVVFKKHVSAETAAAHHTWVQDIHDSMTGRIDLKKRSLFGFSDDLYLGLKNTFDIAGSLAGYSGHFHEDVIEQVRRHPDVEYIEKDTEVHTMEETTEKNAPWGLARISHRDSLSFGTFNKYLYASEGGEGVDAYTIDTGINIEHVDFEDRAHWGKTIPSNDEDADGNGHGTHCSGTIAGKKYGVAKKANIYAVKVLRSSGSGTMSDVVLGVEWAVQSHLKKAKDAKDGKVKGFKGSVANMSLGGGKSRTLEAAVNAGVEAGLHFAVAAGNDNADACNYSPAAAENAITVGASTLQDERAYFSNYGKCTDIFAPGLNILSTWTGSKHAVNTISGTSMASPHIAGLLAYFVSLQPAQDSAFAVDELTPAKLKKDIISIATQGALTDIPSDTPNLLAWNGGGADNYTQIVAKGGYKAGSDNLKDRFDGLVNKAEKLLAEELGAIYSEIQGAVVA; this is encoded by the exons ATGAGAGGCATCCTCGGCCTTTCCCTGCTGCCACTACTAGCAGCGGCCTCCCCCGTTGCTGTTGACTCCATCCACAACGGAGCGGCTCCCATTCTTTCGGCCTCAAATGCCAAAGAGGTTCCAGACTCTTACATTGTCGTCTTCAAGAAGCATGTTTCCGCTGAAACGGCTGCTGCTCATCACACCTGGGTGCAGGACATCCACGATTCGATGACTGGACGCATCGACCTGAAGAAGCGCTCTCTTTTTGGTTTCAGTGATGACCTTTACCTCGGTCTCAAGAACACCTTCGATATCGCCGGGTCCCTAGCGGGCTACTCCGGACATTTCCATGAGGATGTGATCGAGCAGGTCCGGAGACATCCTGAT GTTGAATACATCGAGAAAGACACCGAAGTCCACACCATGGAGGAGACAACCGAGAAGAATGCTCCCTGGGGCTTGGCTCGTATCTCTCACCGTGACAGCCTCTCGTTCGGTACCTTTAACAAGTACCTGTATGCTTCGGAAGGCGGTGAGGGTGTCGATGCTTATACTATTGACACTGGTATCAACATTGAGCATGTCGATTTCGAGGATCGAGCACACTGGGGAAAGACCATCCCTAgcaatgatgaggatgcgGATGGCAACGGACACGGAACTCACTGCTCCGGAACCATTGCTGGTAAGAAGTACGGTGttgccaagaaggccaacaTCTATGCCGTCAAGGTCTTGAGGTCCAGCGGTTCTGGCACTATGTCCGATGTCGTTCTGGGTGTCGAGTGGGCCGTCCAGTCCCACCTCAAGAAGGCTAAGGACGCCAAagatggcaaggtcaaggGTTTCAAGGGCAGCGTTGCCAACATGAGTCTTGGTGGTGGCAAGTCCAGGACCCTTGAGGCTGCTGTCaatgctggtgttgaggctgGTCTTCACTTCGCCGTTGCTGCTGGTAACGACAATGCCGATGCCTGCAACTACTCCCCTGCTGCCGCTGAGAATGCCATCACTGTCGGTGCCTCGACCCTTCAGGATGAGCGTGCTTACTTCTCCAACTACGGAAAGTGCACTGACATCTTTGCCCCGGGTCTCAACATTCTTTCCACCTGGACTGGCAGCAAGCACGCTGTCAACACCATCTCTGGAACCTCTATGGCTTCTCCTCACATTGCTGGTCTGCTGGCCTACTTCGTTTCTCTGCAGCCTGCTCAGGACTCTGCTTTCGCTGTCGATGAGCTTACTCCTGCCAAGCTcaagaaggatatcatctccatcgccaCCCAGGGTGCCCTTACTGATATCCCATCTGACACCCCCAAC CTTCTCGCCTGGAACGGCGGTGGTGCCGACAACTACACCCAGATTGTCGCCAAGGGTGGATACAAGGCCGGCAGTGACAACCTTAAGGACCGCTTTGACGGACTAGTCAACAAGGCCGAGAAGTTGCTCgctgaggagcttggagCTATTTACAGTGAGATCCAGggtgctgttgttgcataG
- a CDS encoding putative ubiquitin conjugating enzyme (UbcC) (ubiquitin-protein ligase), with product MAERILMNEYKTLAKEPWVNIELDNEDIFRWTIGLIVLNPDSLYYGGYFKASMKFPKNYPFSPPEFAFRRPLYHPNIYPDGKLCISILHAPGEDEMSGELASERWSPAQRVESVLISILSLLDDAEVSSPANVDAGVTLRKEPEEYKSRVRKDVEISKQDIPEGFVMPTHQPATVKPVEKDDSDFWAESDADDDVFGGSDSDEDMDFDDQDTGSDEEEEEEEKERS from the exons ATGGCCGAACGTATCTTGATGAACGAATACAAGACCCTCGCCAAGGAGCCTTGGGTCAATATCGAA CTTGATAACGAGGACATTTTCAGGTGGACTATCGGATTAATCGTCCTCAACCCCGACTCCTTGTACTACGGCGGTTATTTCAAGGCGTCCATGAAATTTCCCAAAAACTACCCTTTTTCGCCCCCAG AGTTCGCTTTTCGACGCCCGCTGTACCACCCCAATATCTATCCCGACGGGAAACTCTGCATCTCGATTCTCCACGCaccaggcgaagatgaaaTGTCGGGCGAGCTGGCCTCGGAACGATGGTCGCCTGCTCAACGCGTCGAATCTGTCTTGATCTCCATCCTCTCGTTACTAGACGACGCGGAAGTGTCGTCCCCCGCCAACGTCGACGCTGGCGTGACGCTGCGGAAGGAACCCGAGGAATACAAGTCGCGCGTCCGGAAGGACGTTGAGATTTCGAAGCAAGACATCCCCGAAGGCTTCGTCATGCCGACCCACCAACCAGCAACAGTGAAGCCCGTGGAGAAGGACGATTCGGATTTCTGGGCGGAAAGCGATGCAGACGATGACGTGTTCGGAGGAAGCGACTCGGACGAAGACATGGACTTTGACGACCAAGATACTGGcagtgatgaagaagaggaggaggaggagaaggagcgGTCGTGA